In Corylus avellana chromosome ca2, CavTom2PMs-1.0, the following proteins share a genomic window:
- the LOC132169576 gene encoding MDIS1-interacting receptor like kinase 2-like, translating into MACRGKCVFLALVTVCYMLSSNLEAKPNSEADALLRWKHTLENRTSLRSWTPPAPSMINTTGPCTWFGIACNMAASVTQISLPSTLLTGNLSSFDFSSFPNLVTLNLNNNIISGPIPSQIGKLSRLTHLDLSMNFLSGNLPLSLTNLTNLSLLYLANNLIGGELDPRLFTNWTRLEYLELYNNSFTGILPSEIGLLTNLKELALMNNRFNGSIPYEIGNLENLDALALSQNHLTGPIPPSLGNLSKLTILFLQQNNLSGPFPHGILNAQNLSHLRLFMNQLSGSVPEGLANLSSLENLQLGDNKFSGQLPPLCLGSRLQFFTAPSNNFSGPIPRGLRNCESLVHLSLKENQLTGMLDQALGVYPNLSYLDLSYNKLRGVLSPNWGGCRKLTALKLAGNNITGEIPSEFGELDQLGWLDLSSNQIAGEIPKQLGKLSNLFFLKLRDNQLSGQVPPEIGGLSHLEELDFSANGLSGQIPEQLGDFTKLRNLCLSKNYFNGTIPNKIGNLAVLGSLNLSHNLLTGEIPFELGNLIMLEHLNLSHNMLSGAIPSSFRQMTGLTTIDLSYNELEGCSPPIIHRDISSKNVLLNSEFEACISDFGTARILKPDSSNWTLIAGTYGYMAPELAYTMRATEKCDVYSFGVLALEVIMGAHPEELLSSLSTGEKSIELKEVLDQRLPPPAALLEKDIDSVVKQAVSCIRITPNARPTMRWVSQAIIEA; encoded by the exons ATGGCCTGCCGTGGAAAATGTGTATTCCTTGCACTGGTGACTGTTTGTTACATGTTATCATCCAACCTTGAAGCAAAACCAAACTCCGAGGCTGACGCTCTCCTCAGATGGAAACACACCCTTGAAAACCGAACATCTCTCCGGTCATGGACACCGCCGGCACCGTCGATGATCAATACAACTGGCCCGTGCACGTGGTTCGGAATTGCTTGCAACATGGCCGCAAGTGTCACACAAATAAGCCTACCAAGCACCCTATTAACAGGTAATCTTAGCAGCTTTGATTTCTCTTCCTTCCCAAACCTTGTTACCCTCAATCTCAATAACAACATTATCAGTGGTCCAATCCCATCCCAAATTGGTAAACTCTCAAGACTGACCCACCTTGATCTTTCCATGAATTTTCTTTCTGGTAATCTTCCCCTTTCCCTCACCAACCTCACCAATCTTTCCTTGCTCTATCTTGCAAATAACTTGATAGGTGGAGAGCTAGACCCGCGTCTATTCACTAACTGGACAAGGCTTGAATACCTTGAGCTCTATAACAACAGTTTCACCGGAATCCTGCCTTCAGAAATAGGCCTCTTGACGAATTTGAAAGAGCTAGCATTGATGAACAATCGTTTCAATGGTTCAATTCCATATGAAATAGGAAATTTGGAAAACTTGGATGCTTTGGCTTTAAGTCAAAACCATCTAACAGGTCCTATTCCTCCTTCTCTTGGTAACCTCAGCAAATTAACTATATTGTTTTTGCAGCAGAATAACCTTTCGGGCCCCTTCCCTCATGGTATTCTCAATGCTCAAAATCTGTCCCATTTGCGTTTGTTTATGAATCAGTTATCCGGTTCAGTACCTGAAGGATTAGCAAATCTCTCATCCCTAGAAAATCTCCAACTTGGTGACAACAAATTCTCTGGTCAGTTACCACCTCTCTGTCTAGGATCACGTCTTCAATTCTTCACCGCACCCTCTAACAACTTCTCAGGTCCCATCCCGAGAGGCTTAAGAAACTGCGAAAGCCTCGTTCACCTTTCACTTAAAGAAAACCAACTCACAGGAATGTTAGACCAGGCCTTGGGAGTATATCCAAATCTCAGTTACCTTGACTTGAGCTACAACAAGTTGAGAGGGGTTCTCTCACCTAACTGGGGAGGCTGTAGAAAATTGACAGCCTTAAAACTCGCAGGCAATAACATCACTGGTGAAATACCCAGTGAGTTTGGAGAATTGGATCAACTAGGGTGGCTGGATCTCTCTTCTAATCAAATTGCCGGTGAAATACCAAAGCAGTTGGGAAAATTATCGAATCTGTTCTTCCTGAAACTGAGAGACAACCAGCTTTCAGGTCAGGTGCCGCCTGAAATTGGTGGGCTTTCCCATCTGGAGGAGCTAGACTTCTCTGCCAATGGGCTGAGCGGACAAATCCCAGAACAACTTGGGGACTTCACAAAGCTGCGAAATTTGTGCTTGAGTAAGAACTACTTTAATGGGACTATCCCAAATAAGATTGGCAATCTAGCTGTTCTGGGCTCACTAAATCTTAGTCACAATTTACTCACAGGTGAAATACCTTTTGAGCTTGGGAATTTGATAATGTTAGAACACCTGAATCTATCTCACAATATGCTCTCAGGTGCCATTCCCTCTTCGTTCAGGCAGATGACCGGCTTAACCACCATCGATTTGTCATACAATGAACTGGAAGG CTGCTCGCCGCCAATCATTCATCGGGACATATCAAGCAAAAATGTGCTTCTCAATAGTGAGTTTGAGGCCTGCATATCAGATTTTGGCACAGCGAGGATTCTGAAGCCTGATTCTAGTAATTGGACACTCATTGCAGGCACATACGGTTATATGGCACCTG AGCTAGCATACACAATGAGGGCTACTGAAAAATgtgatgtttatagctttggtgTTCTGGCTCTTGAAGTGATAATGGGAGCACATCCAGAGGAGCTTCTTTCCTCCCTGAGTACTGGTGAGAAAAGCATTGAGCTTAAGGAGGTGCTAGATCAGCGTCTCCCACCTCCCGCTGCTCTGTTAGAGAAAGATATTGATTCTGTAGTGAAGCAAGCAGTTTCCTGCATAAGAATAACACCAAATGCCAGGCCCACCATGCGATGGGTGTCTCAGGCAATCATCGAAGCTTAA